In Amaranthus tricolor cultivar Red isolate AtriRed21 chromosome 5, ASM2621246v1, whole genome shotgun sequence, a genomic segment contains:
- the LOC130812650 gene encoding pentatricopeptide repeat-containing protein At5g02830, chloroplastic isoform X2, which yields MRSFVIITTLSSSIVASTPFHHHHIFTHKQPPFLSLHNFIFLSFSKPTSQTSFSSSSSSFSTSIPIISPHLYPSNSDPTNSDLSFYAEIASKLVEDGRFQDFGMVVETVLSSGIDGSLAFGKLLNSKLLTFGIVKGLKEGRVHDVVELLGFLSKLCVDVLGLFDGLAMGLLKRECFSILNDGHLQEAVELMEILAGFEFPIKDLMKPSDVIRISVKKRSPHLAVRYACLLPHAEILLCTIIKEFGKKSDLASAVKVFEASRQKFGGHNMYVYRTIIDACGLCGDCFKSRLIFEDLLAQKITPNIYVINSLMNVNAHDLAYTMDVYKQMQNLGIEADMTTYNILLKACCRSGRVDVAQDIYREVQHLDSTGTLKIDVFTYSTIIKVFADAKLWQMAIKIKEDMQSAGVIPNTVTWSSLISACANAGLVDQATQLFDEMLMAGCEPNEHCFNALLHACVEGCQYDRAFRLFYTWKSSGSANKFGENIRVSEDESSAILLAFKNSRTKAPEIVTTSRQLSFAKNIPFSPTTTTYNILLKACGTDYYRAKSLIDEMRSLGLSPNHISFSTLIDICGGAGNAEGALQILKSMGDSGIRPDVIAYTTAIKICVENRNLNTAFSLFSEMKRNRVKPNLVTYNTLLRARSKYGSLQEVQQCLAIYQDMCKAGYKSNDYFLKLLIEEWCEGVIQENNQQGQSSSHNKNNIGELRSILLERIATHLRKDTAKTLAVDIQGLTKVEARIVVLAVLRMIKENYKSGLSVNDDLIVILGITKVGTECTVKDAIARLLKTELGLEVIAVNPDRAVNRKFDKDGASSLISNSGGVESSELPTSLDTPTRRPAVLQRLLITRKSLMHWLKRRSVPATKF from the exons ATGAGGAGTTTTGTTATCATCACAACCCTTTCATCCTCCATTGTCGCTTCTACTCCTTTTCATCATCACCATATCTTTACCCATAAACAACCTCCATTTCTTTCCCTTCATAACTTCATTTTCCTTTCTTTCTCTAAACCCACTTCCCAAACCTcattctcttcatcttcatcttcattttcaaccTCTATACCTATCATTTCTCCCCATTTGTATCCATCAAACTCTGACCCAACTAACTCTGACCTTAGTTTTTATGCCGAAATTGCTTCTAAGCTTGTTGAAGATGGAAGATTCCAAGATTTTGGGATGGTTGTTGAGACTGTTTTGAGCTCTGGTATTGATGGGTCTTTGGCTTTTGGTAAATTGTTGAATTCCAAGCTTTTAACTTTTGGCATTGTTAAGGGtcttaaagaaggaagagttcATGATGTTGTTGAATTGTTGGGTTTTTTGTCCAAACTTTGTGTTGATGTTTTGGGTTTGTTTGATGGGTTAGCTATGGGATTGCTTAAAAGAGAGTGTTTTAGTATATTAAATGATGGGCATTTACAAGAAGCTGTGGAGCTCATGGAAATATTGGCTG GTTTTGAATTCCCAATCAAAGACTTGATGAAGCCCAGTGATGTGATTAGGATATCTGTCAAGAAGCGCAGCCCTCATTTGGCTGTAAG GTATGCCTGTCTTCTTCCACATGCAGAGATATTGTTGTGCACAATAATCAAGGAATTTGGAAAGAAGTCAGACCTGGCTTCGGCTGTAAAAGTTTTTGAAGCTTCTAGGCAGAAGTTTGGTGGTCATAACATGTATGTCTACCGCACTATAATCGATGCTTGTGGCTTATGTGGTGATTGTTTCAAGTCCAGGTTAATCTTTGAG GATCTACTAGCCCAGAAAATCACCCCAAATATCTATGTCATCAACAGTCTAATGAATGTAAATGCCCATGACCTGGCTTACACGATGGATGTGTACAAGCAAATGCAA AATTTAGGTATTGAAGCAGATATgactacttacaatatcctgcTAAAGGCTTGTTGTCGGTCGGGAAGGGTCGATGTGGCTCAGGACATCTACCGAGAGGTACAACACTTGGATTCAACTGGAACACTCAAAATAGATGTTTTTACTTACAGCACAATCATCAAG GTATTTGCAGATGCGAAATTGTGGCAAATGGCTATCAAAATCAAGGAAGATATGCAATCAGCGGGCGTCATTCCCAATACTGTTACTTGGTCCTCATTGATCAGTGCATGTGCCAATGCAGGTCTGGTCGATCAAGCAACTCAGCTATTTGATGAGATGCTTATGGCGGGCTGTGAACCTAACGAACATTGTTTCAACGCACTTCTTCATGCATGTGTGGAGGGATGTCAGTATGACCGAGCTTTTCGCCTTTTTTACACTTGGAAGAGTAGTGGATCTGCAAATAAATTCGGTGAAAACATAAGAGTTAGTGAAGATGAATCATCGGCTATTCTACTTGCATTTAAAAATTCTAGAACAAAAGCACCAGAAATTGTGACTACTTCACGTCAGTTGAGCTTTGCTAAAAATATTCCTTTTAGTCCCACAACTACAACATACAATATACTCTTGAAGGCTTGTGGTACTGACTACTATCGAGCGAAATCTCTAATCGATGAAATGAGATCGTTGGGTCTTTCACCCAATCACATCAGCTTTTCAACTTTGATTGATATATGTGGTGGAGCTGGAAACGCTGAGGGTGCTTTGCAG ATATTAAAATCCATGGGTGACTCTGGAATTAGGCCTGATGTGATCGCTTATACGACTGCTATAAAG ATTTGTGTTGAAAATAGAAACTTGAATACGGCATTTTCATTATTCTCAGAAATGAAGAGAAACCGTGTTAAACCAAATTTG GTGACCTATAACACTTTGTTAAGAGCCCGTAGTAAGTACGGCTCCCTTCAAGAAGTTCAGCAGTGCCTAGCTATATATCAAGACATGTGTAAAGCCGG CTACAAATCCAATGACTACTTTCTTAAACTACTGATAGAAGAATGGTGTGAAGGAGTTATACAAGAGAACAATCAGCAAGGACAATCTAGTTCACATAACAAGAATAACATAGGGGAATTGCGAAGTATACTTCTTGAAAGGATAGCAACCCATTTACGAAAGGATACGGCTAAAACCCTGGCAGTTGATATTCAAGGACTTACAAAG GTGGAAGCACGAATTGTAGTTCTCGCAGTTTTACGTATGATCAAAGAAAACTACAAATCAG GGTTATCAGTAAACGACGATCTTATAGTTATACTAGGAATCACGAAAGTAGGTACAGAGTGTACGGTGAAAGATGCGATAGCAAGGCTTTTGAAGACGGAACTTGGACTCGAAGTTATTGCAGTAAATCCAGATCGGGCGGTTAATAGAAAATTTGATAAAGATGGTGCTTCTAGTTTAATTTCGAATTCCGGAGGTGTCGAATCGAGCGAGCTGCCGACTAGTCTTGACACTCCGACTCGACGACCCGCAGTATTGCAAAGGCTATTGATTACAAGGAAATCATTAATGCATTGGTTGAAAAGAAGATCAGTCCCTGCCACTAAATTTTGA
- the LOC130812650 gene encoding pentatricopeptide repeat-containing protein At5g02830, chloroplastic isoform X1, with the protein MRSFVIITTLSSSIVASTPFHHHHIFTHKQPPFLSLHNFIFLSFSKPTSQTSFSSSSSSFSTSIPIISPHLYPSNSDPTNSDLSFYAEIASKLVEDGRFQDFGMVVETVLSSGIDGSLAFGKLLNSKLLTFGIVKGLKEGRVHDVVELLGFLSKLCVDVLGLFDGLAMGLLKRECFSILNDGHLQEAVELMEILAGFEFPIKDLMKPSDVIRISVKKRSPHLAVRYACLLPHAEILLCTIIKEFGKKSDLASAVKVFEASRQKFGGHNMYVYRTIIDACGLCGDCFKSRLIFEDLLAQKITPNIYVINSLMNVNAHDLAYTMDVYKQMQNLGIEADMTTYNILLKACCRSGRVDVAQDIYREVQHLDSTGTLKIDVFTYSTIIKVFADAKLWQMAIKIKEDMQSAGVIPNTVTWSSLISACANAGLVDQATQLFDEMLMAGCEPNEHCFNALLHACVEGCQYDRAFRLFYTWKSSGSANKFGENIRVSEDESSAILLAFKNSRTKAPEIVTTSRQLSFAKNIPFSPTTTTYNILLKACGTDYYRAKSLIDEMRSLGLSPNHISFSTLIDICGGAGNAEGALQILKSMGDSGIRPDVIAYTTAIKICVENRNLNTAFSLFSEMKRNRVKPNLVTYNTLLRARSKYGSLQEVQQCLAIYQDMCKAGYKSNDYFLKLLIEEWCEGVIQENNQQGQSSSHNKNNIGELRSILLERIATHLRKDTAKTLAVDIQGLTKRTVQVEARIVVLAVLRMIKENYKSGLSVNDDLIVILGITKVGTECTVKDAIARLLKTELGLEVIAVNPDRAVNRKFDKDGASSLISNSGGVESSELPTSLDTPTRRPAVLQRLLITRKSLMHWLKRRSVPATKF; encoded by the exons ATGAGGAGTTTTGTTATCATCACAACCCTTTCATCCTCCATTGTCGCTTCTACTCCTTTTCATCATCACCATATCTTTACCCATAAACAACCTCCATTTCTTTCCCTTCATAACTTCATTTTCCTTTCTTTCTCTAAACCCACTTCCCAAACCTcattctcttcatcttcatcttcattttcaaccTCTATACCTATCATTTCTCCCCATTTGTATCCATCAAACTCTGACCCAACTAACTCTGACCTTAGTTTTTATGCCGAAATTGCTTCTAAGCTTGTTGAAGATGGAAGATTCCAAGATTTTGGGATGGTTGTTGAGACTGTTTTGAGCTCTGGTATTGATGGGTCTTTGGCTTTTGGTAAATTGTTGAATTCCAAGCTTTTAACTTTTGGCATTGTTAAGGGtcttaaagaaggaagagttcATGATGTTGTTGAATTGTTGGGTTTTTTGTCCAAACTTTGTGTTGATGTTTTGGGTTTGTTTGATGGGTTAGCTATGGGATTGCTTAAAAGAGAGTGTTTTAGTATATTAAATGATGGGCATTTACAAGAAGCTGTGGAGCTCATGGAAATATTGGCTG GTTTTGAATTCCCAATCAAAGACTTGATGAAGCCCAGTGATGTGATTAGGATATCTGTCAAGAAGCGCAGCCCTCATTTGGCTGTAAG GTATGCCTGTCTTCTTCCACATGCAGAGATATTGTTGTGCACAATAATCAAGGAATTTGGAAAGAAGTCAGACCTGGCTTCGGCTGTAAAAGTTTTTGAAGCTTCTAGGCAGAAGTTTGGTGGTCATAACATGTATGTCTACCGCACTATAATCGATGCTTGTGGCTTATGTGGTGATTGTTTCAAGTCCAGGTTAATCTTTGAG GATCTACTAGCCCAGAAAATCACCCCAAATATCTATGTCATCAACAGTCTAATGAATGTAAATGCCCATGACCTGGCTTACACGATGGATGTGTACAAGCAAATGCAA AATTTAGGTATTGAAGCAGATATgactacttacaatatcctgcTAAAGGCTTGTTGTCGGTCGGGAAGGGTCGATGTGGCTCAGGACATCTACCGAGAGGTACAACACTTGGATTCAACTGGAACACTCAAAATAGATGTTTTTACTTACAGCACAATCATCAAG GTATTTGCAGATGCGAAATTGTGGCAAATGGCTATCAAAATCAAGGAAGATATGCAATCAGCGGGCGTCATTCCCAATACTGTTACTTGGTCCTCATTGATCAGTGCATGTGCCAATGCAGGTCTGGTCGATCAAGCAACTCAGCTATTTGATGAGATGCTTATGGCGGGCTGTGAACCTAACGAACATTGTTTCAACGCACTTCTTCATGCATGTGTGGAGGGATGTCAGTATGACCGAGCTTTTCGCCTTTTTTACACTTGGAAGAGTAGTGGATCTGCAAATAAATTCGGTGAAAACATAAGAGTTAGTGAAGATGAATCATCGGCTATTCTACTTGCATTTAAAAATTCTAGAACAAAAGCACCAGAAATTGTGACTACTTCACGTCAGTTGAGCTTTGCTAAAAATATTCCTTTTAGTCCCACAACTACAACATACAATATACTCTTGAAGGCTTGTGGTACTGACTACTATCGAGCGAAATCTCTAATCGATGAAATGAGATCGTTGGGTCTTTCACCCAATCACATCAGCTTTTCAACTTTGATTGATATATGTGGTGGAGCTGGAAACGCTGAGGGTGCTTTGCAG ATATTAAAATCCATGGGTGACTCTGGAATTAGGCCTGATGTGATCGCTTATACGACTGCTATAAAG ATTTGTGTTGAAAATAGAAACTTGAATACGGCATTTTCATTATTCTCAGAAATGAAGAGAAACCGTGTTAAACCAAATTTG GTGACCTATAACACTTTGTTAAGAGCCCGTAGTAAGTACGGCTCCCTTCAAGAAGTTCAGCAGTGCCTAGCTATATATCAAGACATGTGTAAAGCCGG CTACAAATCCAATGACTACTTTCTTAAACTACTGATAGAAGAATGGTGTGAAGGAGTTATACAAGAGAACAATCAGCAAGGACAATCTAGTTCACATAACAAGAATAACATAGGGGAATTGCGAAGTATACTTCTTGAAAGGATAGCAACCCATTTACGAAAGGATACGGCTAAAACCCTGGCAGTTGATATTCAAGGACTTACAAAG CGTACTGTGCAGGTGGAAGCACGAATTGTAGTTCTCGCAGTTTTACGTATGATCAAAGAAAACTACAAATCAG GGTTATCAGTAAACGACGATCTTATAGTTATACTAGGAATCACGAAAGTAGGTACAGAGTGTACGGTGAAAGATGCGATAGCAAGGCTTTTGAAGACGGAACTTGGACTCGAAGTTATTGCAGTAAATCCAGATCGGGCGGTTAATAGAAAATTTGATAAAGATGGTGCTTCTAGTTTAATTTCGAATTCCGGAGGTGTCGAATCGAGCGAGCTGCCGACTAGTCTTGACACTCCGACTCGACGACCCGCAGTATTGCAAAGGCTATTGATTACAAGGAAATCATTAATGCATTGGTTGAAAAGAAGATCAGTCCCTGCCACTAAATTTTGA